In one Corynebacterium bovis DSM 20582 = CIP 54.80 genomic region, the following are encoded:
- the nadC gene encoding carboxylating nicotinate-nucleotide diphosphorylase — MAVDPRFPATPALHDPARVREDHRRLAATALAEDLGDPGPHGAPADPTSAAVPDVHVTGDVVVREAGVVSGLDAAAVVAELTGATFTPLCADGDPVTPGTTVARIDGDAVTVLRTERTALNILSHASGVATRTAAWVAPVAVPGARVAVRDTRKTLPGMRLLQKRAVLHGGGTPHRYGLTDQAMVKDNHVLAAGGVLEAWRRVRDAHPDVWCEVEVDDLDQLRDVLAHGPRQVLLDNFDVADTRRAVAERDRLCPSCLLESSGGLTLDRAADYAACGIDSVAVGELTHSVRALDIGLDLRPVDPASR; from the coding sequence ATGGCGGTCGACCCCCGCTTCCCCGCGACCCCCGCCCTCCACGACCCCGCCCGCGTCCGCGAGGACCACCGCCGGCTCGCCGCGACGGCCCTCGCCGAGGACCTCGGAGACCCCGGCCCGCACGGGGCCCCGGCCGACCCGACCTCCGCCGCGGTGCCGGACGTGCACGTCACCGGCGACGTCGTCGTGCGCGAGGCCGGGGTGGTCAGCGGCCTCGACGCGGCGGCCGTCGTCGCCGAGCTCACCGGGGCGACGTTCACCCCCCTGTGCGCCGACGGCGACCCCGTGACCCCGGGCACGACCGTCGCCCGCATCGACGGCGACGCCGTGACCGTCCTGCGCACCGAACGCACGGCACTGAACATCCTGTCCCACGCCAGCGGGGTCGCGACGCGCACCGCCGCGTGGGTCGCCCCCGTGGCCGTACCCGGGGCGCGGGTCGCGGTGCGCGACACCCGCAAGACCCTGCCCGGGATGCGGCTGCTGCAGAAGCGGGCGGTCCTCCACGGCGGGGGCACGCCCCACCGGTACGGGCTCACCGACCAGGCGATGGTGAAGGACAACCACGTCCTCGCCGCCGGCGGGGTGCTCGAGGCGTGGCGGCGGGTGCGCGACGCCCACCCCGACGTGTGGTGCGAGGTGGAGGTCGACGACCTCGACCAGCTGCGGGACGTCCTCGCCCACGGCCCCCGGCAGGTGCTGCTCGACAACTTCGACGTCGCCGACACGCGGCGCGCCGTCGCCGAACGCGACCGCCTGTGCCCCTCCTGCCTCCTCGAGTCCTCCGGCGGGCTCACCCTCGACCGGGCCGCCGACTACGCGGCCTGCGGGATCGACTCGGTCGCGGTGGGCGAGCTCACCCACAGCGTCCGGGCGCTCGACATCGGCCTCGACCTGCGGCCCGTCGACCCGGCGTCACGCTGA
- a CDS encoding IMPACT family protein, which produces MASRPESPPETAYRRPRPGRVRAETEVRRSRFIAFAERAATETDMRRILAEIRSAFPDARHHCSASVIHVDGARPVERSSDDGEPAGTAGQPMLEVVRGAGLLDVVVVVVRYFGGVKLGTGGLVRAYQDATRAVLDEVDVVTRVPADRWALTVPHADAGRVEAGLREAVTVEDVGYGREARIVFGVPAGEDPTGVVSRVTSGRWDPEFVGRGWEDRP; this is translated from the coding sequence ATGGCCAGCCGCCCCGAGAGTCCCCCCGAGACCGCCTACCGCCGCCCCCGCCCCGGTCGGGTCCGCGCGGAGACGGAGGTCCGTCGCTCCCGCTTCATCGCCTTCGCCGAACGCGCCGCGACGGAGACCGACATGCGCCGCATCCTCGCGGAGATCCGCTCCGCGTTCCCCGACGCCCGCCACCACTGCTCGGCGTCCGTCATCCACGTCGACGGCGCCCGGCCCGTCGAACGCTCCTCCGACGACGGCGAGCCGGCCGGCACCGCCGGACAACCCATGCTGGAGGTCGTCCGGGGCGCGGGGCTGCTCGACGTCGTCGTGGTCGTCGTCCGCTACTTCGGCGGTGTGAAGCTCGGCACCGGCGGCCTCGTCCGCGCCTACCAGGACGCCACGCGGGCGGTCCTCGACGAGGTCGACGTCGTCACCCGCGTGCCCGCCGACCGCTGGGCCCTCACCGTCCCCCACGCCGACGCCGGCCGGGTCGAGGCCGGGCTGCGGGAGGCCGTCACCGTCGAGGACGTCGGCTACGGTCGCGAGGCGCGCATCGTCTTCGGGGTCCCCGCCGGGGAGGACCCGACGGGCGTCGTCTCCCGGGTGACGTCCGGACGGTGGGACCCCGAGTTCGTCGGGCGGGGATGGGAGGACCGGCCGTGA
- a CDS encoding BRCT domain-containing protein, with protein sequence MTSASTFPAHGATVTVTAEGVTVERTPMGSTVLPRTLHVAAGDLRGWRHHAPTSTSAGWVQLLTDRPSRPPRSAVEAATDPDTVRLDPGDTDGFTAVTTALTRLQGGYLAAGEPAPEAPAPDPAAPAPDPAAPTPATDPAAASSRPSGRAPWARVATPDTVPEPNPDADIDNPVHGENVTVTGDTAPYEKGEIWDMIAAAGGTVGKNVTKKTTILVLGRWDSVTSKEKKAREYIDRGQDIALWTLDEFLDRVGEERRPSIDDVRGTDAPF encoded by the coding sequence GTGACATCCGCATCCACGTTCCCCGCGCACGGCGCGACGGTCACGGTCACGGCCGAGGGCGTCACCGTCGAGCGGACCCCGATGGGCTCGACGGTGCTCCCCCGCACGCTGCACGTCGCCGCCGGTGACCTGCGGGGATGGCGGCACCACGCGCCGACGTCGACGTCGGCCGGCTGGGTCCAGCTCCTCACGGACCGGCCGAGCCGGCCCCCGCGCAGCGCCGTCGAGGCCGCGACCGACCCGGACACCGTCCGGCTCGACCCCGGGGACACCGACGGTTTCACCGCCGTGACGACAGCCCTCACCCGTCTCCAGGGCGGCTACCTGGCCGCCGGGGAACCCGCACCGGAGGCACCCGCCCCGGACCCGGCCGCCCCCGCCCCGGACCCGGCCGCACCCACCCCGGCCACGGACCCGGCCGCGGCGTCGTCCCGTCCGTCCGGGCGGGCCCCCTGGGCGCGCGTCGCCACCCCGGACACGGTCCCCGAGCCGAACCCGGACGCGGACATCGACAACCCGGTGCACGGCGAGAACGTGACCGTCACCGGGGACACCGCGCCCTACGAGAAGGGCGAGATCTGGGACATGATCGCCGCGGCGGGCGGGACCGTCGGCAAGAACGTGACGAAGAAGACGACGATCCTCGTCCTCGGCCGGTGGGACTCGGTGACGTCGAAGGAGAAGAAGGCCCGCGAGTACATCGACCGTGGTCAGGACATCGCGTTGTGGACCCTCGACGAGTTCCTCGACCGGGTGGGGGAGGAGCGCCGCCCCTCCATCGACGACGTGAGGGGAACCGACGCGCCCTTCTGA
- a CDS encoding HNH endonuclease signature motif containing protein, whose amino-acid sequence MTGTTPGDTRERRIDRDRVHRHVLAVNRVELRLAEDIHRSAPGVATCLAVRGRGRYDATRMAHAGELSDRMPDLWPLAVRDGRLSLDHMEVLWQAVHRLVRHLDRTADAVDREELTAALDRLLEGVVLDLLDRFDQPDQPDQPGPLDVARLRTIVGRVLATAAPGPVADAEAQDRTTGGVRRRGRTLTVTCRDEATAVSAWSSITATARTMAAGSGRTVADCRLDAALDLLGAGPSRTTVHLHVYRQPGGPGFIPGVGWVSPSAARAWASRARHVREHPATPPPAPGYRIPEAMRDTVRGRDGRCRFPGCDVPATACDIDHIEPYDHAHPERGGATAVGNLQCLCRHHHNLKTGGLWRARARADTPGEDAPHTVTWTAPDGTHHRTVADGPLA is encoded by the coding sequence GTGACGGGTACGACACCCGGTGACACGCGCGAGCGGCGCATCGACCGCGACCGCGTCCACCGCCACGTCCTCGCGGTCAACCGCGTCGAACTGCGGCTCGCGGAGGACATCCACCGCTCCGCCCCCGGGGTCGCCACCTGTCTCGCGGTCCGGGGCCGGGGGCGGTACGACGCCACCCGCATGGCCCACGCCGGGGAACTCTCCGACCGCATGCCGGACCTGTGGCCCCTCGCCGTCCGGGACGGCCGGCTGTCACTGGACCACATGGAGGTCCTGTGGCAGGCCGTGCACCGCCTCGTCCGGCACCTCGACCGCACCGCCGACGCCGTCGACCGCGAGGAGCTCACCGCCGCACTGGACCGCCTCCTCGAGGGGGTCGTCCTCGACCTGCTCGACCGTTTCGACCAGCCGGACCAGCCGGACCAGCCCGGACCGCTCGACGTCGCCCGGTTGCGCACCATCGTCGGCCGGGTCCTCGCGACGGCGGCCCCCGGGCCGGTCGCCGACGCCGAGGCGCAGGACCGCACCACCGGCGGCGTCCGGCGCCGGGGCCGCACACTCACCGTCACGTGCCGTGACGAGGCCACCGCCGTCAGCGCGTGGTCCTCCATCACCGCGACGGCCCGGACCATGGCGGCCGGGTCCGGCCGCACGGTCGCGGACTGCCGGCTCGACGCCGCCCTCGACCTCCTCGGCGCCGGCCCGTCCCGGACCACCGTGCACCTGCACGTCTACCGCCAGCCCGGTGGGCCGGGATTCATCCCCGGCGTCGGCTGGGTGAGTCCCTCGGCCGCCCGCGCGTGGGCGTCACGCGCCCGCCACGTGCGGGAGCACCCGGCGACTCCCCCGCCGGCCCCCGGGTACCGCATCCCCGAGGCGATGCGGGACACCGTCCGGGGCCGGGACGGGCGCTGCCGGTTCCCCGGGTGCGACGTCCCCGCGACCGCCTGCGACATCGACCACATCGAACCCTACGACCACGCGCATCCGGAGAGAGGAGGAGCGACCGCCGTCGGGAACCTCCAGTGCCTGTGCCGGCACCACCACAACCTCAAGACCGGGGGTCTGTGGCGGGCCCGCGCCCGCGCCGACACCCCCGGGGAGGACGCACCGCACACCGTCACCTGGACCGCCCCGGACGGCACCCACCACCGGACGGTCGCCGACGGGCCGCTCGCCTGA
- the nadA gene encoding quinolinate synthase NadA: MSFSSTTTPTAAPDPQGPSIRRIDGRWDGIEADAAWRREVRDLAARHNAVILAHNYELPEIQDIADHTGDSLALSRIAASTDADVIVFCGVHFMAETAKILSPDKTVLIPDADAGCSLADSLTADQLAEWKAEHPDALVVSYVNTTAAVKALTDICCTSSNAVDVVRSLPEDREILFGPDQFLGAHVRRVTGRDTIHVWAGECHVHAGISGRDLARRAEENPDAELFIHPECGCANSAIYLAGEGVVDPARVHMLSTGEMISSARQARRDGRSTVLVATEVGMLHQLRGAAPDVEFAAVNERASCPYMKMITPAALLRCLREGRDEVDVDPGTAAAARRAVERMIAVGTPGAGE, from the coding sequence ATGAGCTTCTCCTCCACGACGACACCCACCGCCGCCCCTGACCCGCAGGGACCCAGCATCCGGCGGATCGACGGCCGCTGGGACGGGATCGAGGCCGACGCCGCGTGGCGACGGGAGGTCCGCGACCTCGCCGCCCGCCACAACGCGGTCATCCTCGCCCACAACTACGAACTCCCCGAGATCCAGGACATCGCCGACCACACGGGCGACTCCCTCGCGCTGTCCCGCATCGCCGCCTCCACCGACGCCGACGTCATCGTCTTCTGCGGCGTGCACTTCATGGCCGAGACGGCGAAGATCCTCTCCCCGGACAAGACGGTGCTCATCCCCGACGCCGACGCCGGGTGCTCCCTCGCCGACTCCCTCACCGCCGACCAGCTCGCCGAATGGAAGGCGGAGCACCCGGACGCGCTCGTCGTGAGCTACGTCAACACCACCGCCGCCGTGAAGGCGCTGACGGACATCTGCTGCACGAGCTCGAACGCGGTCGACGTCGTCCGGAGCCTCCCCGAGGACCGCGAGATCCTCTTCGGCCCCGACCAGTTCCTCGGCGCCCACGTCCGGCGGGTCACCGGCCGGGACACCATCCACGTGTGGGCGGGCGAGTGCCACGTCCACGCCGGCATCAGCGGCCGCGACCTCGCGCGCCGCGCCGAGGAGAACCCGGACGCCGAGCTGTTCATCCACCCCGAGTGCGGCTGCGCGAACTCCGCGATCTACCTCGCCGGGGAGGGCGTCGTCGACCCCGCCCGGGTCCACATGCTCTCCACGGGCGAGATGATCAGCTCCGCCCGGCAGGCCCGGCGCGACGGGCGCTCCACCGTGCTCGTCGCCACCGAGGTCGGGATGCTCCACCAGCTCCGGGGCGCGGCACCGGATGTCGAGTTCGCCGCGGTGAACGAGCGCGCCTCGTGCCCCTACATGAAGATGATCACCCCGGCCGCCCTCCTGCGCTGCCTCCGCGAGGGCCGCGACGAGGTCGACGTCGACCCCGGCACCGCGGCCGCCGCCCGCCGCGCGGTCGAGCGGATGATCGCCGTGGGCACCCCGGGGGCAGGGGAGTGA
- a CDS encoding GTP pyrophosphokinase yields the protein MSASDRNSRDQKSRDHAALDDLDSWLAGHPTAARDLQSLVAEELRDARIAFDQVSVRVKDRHSYLAKLANPAYPEYRDFPSAHDILGIRVTTFHSSALPQLLDVIGSMFDVVRVVDKASETAQAGEFGYASQHVIARVREETLPDIAGRLVEVQLRTVLQHAWAEFEHDIRYKNPQAGLSPRIHRAFTLAAGLIELADQQFDDIAAALEVGTRSPDDAELTTQTLPGVLTMLLGSEYPTSRAEYYGFAVDMLAANGITTIGELEALCTPARVQSLRDTMRYSFHPGQVRFIDDLLLHTYGREHIRRTVHIGEDPSSRPGRLGNRWQRMGQRTYRPR from the coding sequence ATGTCTGCCTCAGACCGGAACAGCCGGGATCAGAAGAGCCGGGACCACGCTGCGCTCGACGACCTCGACAGCTGGCTGGCGGGTCACCCGACCGCCGCCCGTGACCTCCAGTCGCTCGTCGCCGAGGAGCTCCGGGACGCCCGGATCGCCTTCGACCAGGTGTCCGTCCGGGTCAAGGACCGGCACAGTTACCTGGCGAAGCTGGCGAACCCCGCGTACCCGGAGTACCGGGACTTCCCCTCGGCCCACGACATCCTCGGCATCCGGGTCACGACGTTCCACTCCTCGGCCCTGCCGCAGCTCCTCGACGTCATCGGGTCGATGTTCGACGTCGTCCGGGTCGTCGACAAGGCGTCGGAGACGGCCCAGGCCGGCGAGTTCGGCTACGCCTCCCAGCACGTCATCGCGCGGGTGCGGGAGGAGACCCTGCCCGACATCGCGGGCCGGCTCGTCGAGGTCCAGCTGCGCACCGTCCTCCAGCACGCGTGGGCGGAGTTCGAGCACGACATCCGCTACAAGAACCCGCAGGCCGGGCTGAGCCCGCGGATCCACCGCGCGTTCACGCTCGCCGCGGGGCTCATCGAGCTCGCCGACCAGCAGTTCGACGACATCGCCGCGGCGCTGGAGGTCGGCACCCGCTCGCCGGACGACGCCGAGCTGACGACGCAGACGCTGCCCGGGGTGCTGACGATGCTCCTCGGCAGCGAGTACCCGACGTCACGGGCGGAGTACTACGGTTTCGCCGTCGACATGCTCGCCGCGAACGGCATCACCACCATCGGGGAGCTGGAGGCGCTGTGCACCCCGGCCCGCGTGCAGTCCCTCCGCGACACCATGCGGTACTCGTTCCACCCGGGCCAGGTGCGGTTCATCGACGACCTGCTCCTGCACACGTACGGCCGGGAGCACATCCGGCGCACGGTGCACATCGGCGAGGACCCGAGTTCGCGGCCGGGACGGCTGGGCAACCGGTGGCAGCGGATGGGGCAGCGCACCTACCGGCCGCGCTGA
- a CDS encoding Rv0361 family membrane protein yields the protein MTLLAVGACGSDDGGDGAQETSASAPAAGTASSPAPSSSAAPSSSPAPEQTAPAQPGQPGQPGQPADPAGEDGPRSPAPGELPIDETVPVAPVPGAPAGTPAGGTSGEDATAIANLVNGLGVDRPASEYTRYVWQHTCSKDNDASGGADALREQSEAFVGRGQWGDLVGPDVLPRIRAVNDVSVDGDRATAQVSATTNGQDQDQRMTFAREGGQWTFCTP from the coding sequence GTGACGCTTCTCGCGGTCGGTGCCTGCGGGTCCGACGACGGTGGGGACGGGGCGCAGGAGACGTCGGCGTCGGCGCCGGCGGCGGGCACGGCGTCGAGCCCGGCCCCGTCCTCGAGCGCGGCCCCGTCGTCGAGCCCCGCCCCGGAGCAGACCGCACCTGCACAGCCGGGGCAGCCGGGCCAGCCGGGCCAGCCTGCCGACCCGGCGGGCGAGGACGGCCCGCGGAGCCCCGCACCGGGCGAGCTGCCCATCGACGAGACCGTGCCCGTGGCCCCCGTCCCCGGGGCCCCGGCGGGCACCCCGGCCGGCGGGACGTCCGGGGAGGACGCCACGGCGATCGCGAACCTCGTCAACGGGCTCGGCGTCGACCGCCCGGCCTCGGAGTACACCCGGTACGTGTGGCAGCACACGTGCTCGAAGGACAACGACGCCTCCGGCGGGGCGGACGCGCTGCGCGAGCAGAGCGAGGCCTTCGTCGGACGCGGCCAGTGGGGTGACCTCGTGGGGCCGGACGTCCTGCCCCGCATCCGGGCCGTCAACGACGTCTCCGTCGACGGCGACCGCGCGACCGCCCAGGTCAGCGCCACGACGAACGGGCAGGACCAGGACCAGCGGATGACCTTCGCCCGCGAGGGCGGGCAGTGGACGTTCTGCACGCCGTGA
- a CDS encoding MFS transporter, with amino-acid sequence MGWPRRWWALAVLSLGLVMLAVDVTVLNLAVPAIEADLAPSSTQMLWIVDVYGFVIGALLMTMGALGDRVGRRRLLLVGVAFFAVASVLAASATGPGQLIAARALQGAAGATLMPATLSLIRTMFTDDRERSRAVSVWVATYAVGAAAGPVIGGFLLEHFRWGAIFLINVPVAVVIVVAGLVTLPAGRVGADGDARPSPFDATGAVLSVVALFSGIYAVKTAVLEGVDAGVVATAVVAVVVGVLFVRHLGRAAHPLVDPGMLRRPSYAAAVTVNAGTMFLFVGMLIVVSPLLQTVLGVTPLAAGMLFLPGLVVSGLVAVWVGGAMDRFSPALLITAGLVVSALGLVVFVGCALGLLPGSDVAWVAVAYLLIAGGSGAVDPVTNVIVVDAAPAEQAGAAASLSEVGYELGGAVGTAVLGTVLAGVQGVRESGGAGTAEAFRSGAGAAGVAALVAAGLMIVLVRRRLTGYRIR; translated from the coding sequence ATGGGGTGGCCCCGCCGGTGGTGGGCACTGGCGGTGCTGTCCCTGGGCCTGGTGATGCTCGCCGTCGACGTCACCGTCCTCAACCTGGCGGTCCCGGCGATCGAGGCGGACCTCGCCCCGTCGTCGACGCAGATGCTGTGGATCGTCGACGTGTACGGCTTCGTCATCGGCGCGCTGCTCATGACGATGGGTGCGCTCGGTGACCGGGTGGGCCGGCGGCGGCTGCTGCTCGTCGGCGTGGCGTTCTTCGCCGTCGCGTCGGTGCTCGCGGCGTCGGCGACGGGGCCGGGGCAGCTCATCGCCGCCCGCGCGCTGCAGGGCGCGGCGGGGGCGACGCTCATGCCGGCGACGTTGTCGCTCATCCGGACGATGTTCACCGACGACCGGGAACGGTCCCGCGCGGTGTCGGTGTGGGTGGCGACGTACGCCGTCGGCGCGGCGGCGGGGCCGGTCATCGGGGGGTTCCTCCTCGAGCACTTCCGGTGGGGTGCGATCTTCCTCATCAACGTGCCGGTCGCGGTGGTCATCGTCGTCGCCGGGCTGGTCACGCTGCCGGCCGGGCGGGTGGGGGCGGACGGGGACGCGCGGCCGTCACCGTTCGACGCCACCGGGGCGGTGCTGTCGGTGGTGGCCCTGTTCTCGGGGATCTACGCGGTGAAGACGGCGGTGCTCGAGGGGGTCGACGCCGGCGTCGTGGCGACGGCCGTCGTGGCCGTCGTCGTCGGGGTGCTGTTCGTGCGTCACCTGGGGCGGGCCGCGCACCCGCTCGTCGACCCCGGGATGCTGCGCCGGCCGTCCTACGCCGCGGCCGTGACCGTGAACGCCGGGACGATGTTCCTGTTCGTCGGGATGCTCATCGTCGTGTCCCCGCTGCTCCAGACGGTGCTCGGGGTGACGCCGCTCGCGGCGGGGATGCTGTTCCTGCCGGGGCTGGTGGTGTCCGGGCTGGTCGCGGTGTGGGTCGGCGGGGCGATGGACCGGTTCTCCCCGGCGCTGCTCATCACCGCGGGGCTCGTCGTGTCGGCGCTGGGGCTCGTCGTGTTCGTCGGGTGCGCGCTGGGGCTGCTGCCGGGGTCCGACGTCGCGTGGGTCGCCGTCGCCTACCTCCTCATCGCCGGTGGGTCGGGGGCGGTGGACCCGGTGACGAACGTCATCGTCGTCGACGCGGCGCCGGCCGAGCAGGCGGGGGCGGCCGCGTCCCTGTCGGAGGTGGGGTACGAGCTCGGGGGAGCGGTGGGCACCGCGGTGCTCGGCACCGTCCTCGCGGGGGTGCAGGGCGTGCGGGAGTCCGGCGGCGCCGGGACCGCGGAGGCGTTCCGCTCGGGTGCGGGTGCGGCGGGGGTGGCGGCGCTCGTCGCGGCGGGACTCATGATCGTGCTCGTGCGGCGTCGGCTCACCGGGTACCGGATCCGCTGA
- a CDS encoding TetR family transcriptional regulator: MSDPAAPADPGPDRAAPALNREVILTAARGILDDYGLADLTMRRLARSLDVVPGALYWHIPSKQALLGGVADDILADVTVPDLPDWRDRARDLCATLHDRLTAVRDGAEVVTAALASGTTAHDPAALLTESLGGALDDSPAARDLLATAGWALSRLVLAAATDAEAARSAAAAAGTSPAPGGDGDLRTGVDLILSGLSARDPRR; encoded by the coding sequence GTGTCCGACCCCGCCGCGCCCGCCGACCCGGGGCCCGACCGTGCCGCGCCGGCGCTGAACCGGGAGGTCATCCTCACGGCGGCGCGCGGGATCCTCGACGACTACGGCCTCGCCGATCTCACGATGCGCCGGCTCGCCCGGTCCCTCGACGTCGTCCCCGGCGCGCTGTACTGGCACATCCCCAGCAAGCAGGCGCTCCTCGGCGGCGTGGCGGACGACATCCTCGCCGACGTGACCGTCCCCGACCTCCCCGACTGGCGCGACCGGGCCCGGGACCTCTGCGCGACCCTCCACGACCGGCTCACCGCGGTCCGCGACGGGGCCGAGGTCGTCACGGCGGCCCTCGCGTCCGGCACGACCGCCCACGACCCGGCGGCGCTGCTCACGGAGTCCCTCGGCGGGGCCCTCGACGACAGCCCGGCGGCCCGGGACCTGCTCGCCACCGCCGGGTGGGCCCTGTCCCGGCTCGTCCTCGCCGCCGCGACGGACGCCGAGGCCGCGCGGAGCGCCGCCGCGGCCGCGGGCACGTCCCCCGCCCCCGGCGGCGACGGGGACCTCCGCACCGGCGTGGACCTCATCCTGTCCGGTCTCTCCGCCCGGGACCCCCGCAGGTAG
- a CDS encoding RNA-binding S4 domain-containing protein codes for MGGPAVTRIDAWTWAVRLFRTRSQAAEACRAGHVKINGASVKPAQPVVVGDRVRVWVNHREYDVEVTRLIARRVGAPVARGCYIDHSPPPPPKEVLATVPRRDRGAGRPTKRERRQLDALRGTGQRGR; via the coding sequence ATGGGAGGACCGGCCGTGACACGGATCGACGCATGGACGTGGGCCGTCCGGCTCTTCCGCACCCGCAGCCAGGCCGCCGAGGCGTGCCGGGCCGGGCACGTGAAGATCAACGGCGCGTCGGTGAAACCCGCCCAGCCGGTCGTCGTCGGCGACCGGGTCCGCGTGTGGGTCAACCACCGCGAGTACGACGTCGAGGTCACCCGCCTCATCGCCCGCCGGGTCGGGGCGCCCGTCGCCCGCGGATGCTACATCGACCACAGCCCGCCGCCCCCGCCGAAGGAGGTCCTCGCCACCGTGCCCCGGCGCGACCGGGGGGCCGGCCGCCCGACGAAACGGGAACGCCGCCAGCTCGACGCGTTGCGCGGCACCGGTCAGCGCGGCCGGTAG